One Methanocaldococcus sp. genomic window carries:
- the yjjX gene encoding inosine/xanthosine triphosphatase: protein MNLKNKKCEICGKEAEIFLFGRFLCKNEKCIEEARKLSMARHKFRVVAVGSLNPVKIEAVKEGFEKVLGTVEVIGVDVENNVSSHPIGLEETYKGALNRAKNAFNKVQCSYGVGIEAGLINVGGHYVDIHICVVYDGIKETVGMSQGFEYPKIVSENILKEIEGGKIAEKLTGIKDIGKNVGLIGYLTDNHITRKDLCIESVIMALIPRMMKNRDLF from the coding sequence AAATATGTGGTAAAGAGGCAGAAATCTTTTTATTTGGAAGATTTTTATGTAAAAATGAGAAATGTATTGAAGAGGCAAGAAAATTAAGTATGGCAAGGCATAAGTTTAGAGTTGTTGCTGTTGGCTCTCTAAATCCAGTGAAAATTGAGGCAGTTAAAGAAGGTTTTGAAAAAGTTTTGGGAACTGTGGAAGTTATAGGTGTTGATGTAGAAAATAATGTCTCATCCCATCCCATAGGATTGGAAGAAACTTATAAAGGGGCATTAAATAGGGCAAAGAATGCCTTTAATAAAGTTCAATGCTCTTATGGAGTAGGAATTGAGGCAGGGTTAATAAATGTTGGAGGGCATTATGTAGATATACATATATGTGTAGTTTATGATGGAATAAAAGAAACTGTTGGAATGTCTCAAGGATTTGAATATCCTAAAATTGTGTCTGAAAATATATTAAAAGAAATTGAAGGCGGAAAAATTGCTGAAAAATTGACAGGAATTAAAGACATTGGGAAAAATGTTGGATTGATTGGCTATTTAACTGATAACCATATAACAAGAAAAGATTTATGTATAGAGAGTGTGATAATGGCGTTAATCCCAAGGATGATGAAAAATAGAGATCTTTTTTAG